In the genome of Cercospora beticola chromosome 2, complete sequence, one region contains:
- a CDS encoding uncharacterized protein (CAZy:GH47), with protein MRYSSSILAISAATLTTALPQYQPYPGEPKDESQQRANAVKEAFEFSWQGYSEYAFPNDELLPVTNGFSNSRNGWGASAADALSTALVMGEKEIVNQILDYVPSIDWSVSADDQVVSLFETTIRYLGGLLSGYDLLSGPLADLADNKDNVASLLVQAQNLANNLSFAFDTPTGIPYNQIFVGNRTNDGSDTNGLATIGTLILEWQRLSDLTGDSTYGDLASRAESYLLNPSPPQAEPFPGLVGSEIGINNGSFTNARGAWTGGTDSFYEYLIKMYVYDTSRYAEYRDRWILAADSSIQYLASHPSSRPDLTFLADYNGQRLINGSQHLACFDGGNFILGGLVLNDQKYTDFGLQLVEACEETYSQTLTGIGPEVFSWNTTTLPANQTEFYERAGFWIVAGSYVLRPEVIESFYYAYRVTGNRKYQDYAWNAFVAINETCRVGSGFSSISDVNAPGGGSFDNFQESFWFAEVLKYSYLIHAPDAEYQVNHEGKNEYVFNTEAHPVKVAGTPI; from the exons ATGCGTTACTCATCATCTATTTTGGCAATTTCTGCCGCGACGCTCACTACAGCTTTACCACAATATCAACCATACCCGGGAGAACCCAAAGATGAGTCTCAGCAGCGAGCGAATGCCGTGAAAGAGGCATTCGAATTCAGCTGGCAGGGCTATTCTGA ATACGCTTTCCCTAATGACGAGCTTCTACCAGTCACGAACGGTTTCAGTAATTCGAGAAACGGATGGGGCGCTTCCGCAGCAGATGCACTTTCGACCGCTTTGGTAATgggagagaaggagattgtGAACCAGATTTTGGACTATGTTCCGTCGATTGACTGGAGCGTGAGCGCCGACGACCAGGTCGTGTCGCTTTTCGAGACAACGATTCGCTACCTTGGAGGACTTCTCTCAGGATACGACTTGCTCAGTGGACCTTTGGCAGATTTGGCTGATAACAAGGACAATGTCGCGTCTCTGCTGGTGCAAGCACAGAACCTTGCAAACAACCTCAGTTTTGCGTTCGATACTCCTACTGGTATCCCGTACAACCAGATCTTCGTAGGCAACCGAACCAATGATGGCTCGGACACAAATGGACTGGCCACTATTGGAACCTTGATCCTCGAGTGGCAGCGCCTTTCAGATCTCACAGGCGACTCCACTTACGGGGACCTCGCCTCTCGTGCAGAAAGCTATCTGTTGAACCCATCACCTCCTCAGGCCGAGCCATTTCCTGGACTCGTTGGCTCTGAGATTGGCATCAACAATGGCTCCTTCACCAATGCTCGCGGAGCCTGGACTGGAGGCACCGACAGCTTCTACGAGTATCTCATCAAGATGTACGTCTATGACACGTCTCGATACGCCGAATACAGAGATCGCTGGATCCTGGCAGCAGATAGCAGCATTCAGTATCTTGCTTCGCACCCTTCATCCCGCCCGGATCTCACTTTCCTTGCCGACTACAATGGTCAAAGATTGATCAATGGAAGCCAGCATCTTGCTTGCTTTGACGGTGGTAACTTCATCTTGGGTGGACTTGTGCTCAACGACCAGAAATACACCGATTTCGGCCTTCAACTTGTAGAGGCCTGTGAGGAAACTTACAGCCAGACACTCACCGGTATCGGTCCCGAAGTCTTCTCTTGGAATACCACAACTCTCCCCGCGAACCAGACCGAATTCTACGAACGTGCTGGTTTCTGGATTGTCGCAGGGTCTTACGTTCTGCGACCTGAGGTTATCGAGAGCTTCTACTATGCTTACCGCGTGACTGGTAATCGCAAATACCAAGACTACGCATGGAATGCCTTCGTGGCCATCAACGAGACTTGCCGTGTCGGATCTGGCTTCAGCAGTATCTCGGATGTCAATGCACCAGGCGGTGGCAGCTTCGATAACTTCCAGGAGAGCTTCTGGTTTGCGGAAGTGCTCAAGTACAGTTACTTGATTCATGCTCCGGATGCAGAATATCAAGTTAATCACGAGGGGAAGAATGAGTATGTTTTCAACACGGAGGCGCATCCAGTCAAG GTCGCTGGGACACCAATATAA